One Nicotiana sylvestris chromosome 12, ASM39365v2, whole genome shotgun sequence genomic window carries:
- the LOC104239753 gene encoding cell wall / vacuolar inhibitor of fructosidase 2-like gives MAKLIFLIFLCVTTLAKLATSQTPLVSNFCHRAVFVENFCLKFLGSDPRSKTAKTDHDLEGITIDLGSKTVRAVTNKAISLSQSAKDPNVKAAISSCLQDYNLLSLDISSIKAAFQSGGTIGEQGADARLAVSKCNQALGVKKLPNPLSGDNDNLLSIIQVILVNGV, from the coding sequence ATGGCCAAACTGATTTTTCTCATCTTTTTATGTGTTACTACACTTGCAAAACTTGCCACAAGCCAAACCCCGTTAGTGTCAAACTTTTGTCATAGAGCAGTATTCGTAGAAAACTTTTGCTTAAAGTTTCTTGGATCCGATCCTCGTTCTAAAACAGCAAAAACTGATCATGATCTTGAGGGAATAACAATTGATTTGGGGTCCAAGACCGTAAGAGCAGTAACTAATAAAGCTATATCACTCTCCCAAAGTGCAAAAGATCCAAATGTAAAGGCTGCTATAAGTTCTTGTTTACAAGATTATAATCTGCTCAGTTTGGATATTTCAAGCATAAAAGCAGCTTTTCAATCTGGAGGAACTATAGGAGAACAAGGAGCAGATGCTAGGCTTGCTGTTTCTAAGTGTAACCAAGCTTTAGGTGTTAAGAAATTACCAAATCCTCTTTCAGGTGATAATGATAATTTGTTGTCAATTATTCAAGTAATCCTCGTTAACGGGGTGTAA